Proteins found in one Corynebacterium sanguinis genomic segment:
- the folC gene encoding bifunctional tetrahydrofolate synthase/dihydrofolate synthase: MVNDATGDFADLGDLPQDYDISLEDTGLKLNLGGLGDEPTDEEAKPRPVTEHDIAELRRVEAELLKRWGETEIDPTLDRVRLVMDYLGEPQTSFRSIHVAGTNGKTSTTRMIESLLRAFGHRVGRTTSPHLQLITERIGIDGAPIHPAQFVAIYDQVAPYMELADQHSGQRLSYFEALICLAYAAFADAPVEVAVVEVGMGGRWDATNVIEADVNVIMPIGLDHTDYLGETLTEIAGEKAGIITNPDSVTIIADQEPEAMRVVLEAAVETGSAVARLGSEFTVAEATVAVGGQNLTLKGLGGEYTNIFLPLSGPHQARNAAVALAAVEAFHGASSERPLDADTVRRGFASVESPGRLERVRATPTTFIDATHNPHGARALADALANDFDFTRLIGVLGVLGDKDATGILAALEPVFTEVVITQNTSPRAIDAYELAELAREIYGDERVHVVTRLADAYELAVELAEDALAEVGVQSGSGVVITGSVVTAGEARTMFGKEP, translated from the coding sequence ATGGTCAACGACGCTACCGGCGACTTCGCCGATCTGGGTGACCTGCCGCAGGACTACGACATTTCGCTGGAGGACACGGGCCTGAAGCTCAACCTCGGTGGCCTAGGCGACGAACCCACCGACGAGGAGGCGAAACCCCGCCCGGTGACCGAGCACGACATCGCCGAGCTGCGACGCGTGGAGGCCGAGCTGCTCAAAAGGTGGGGTGAAACGGAGATTGACCCGACGCTCGATCGCGTCCGCCTCGTGATGGACTACCTGGGCGAGCCGCAGACGTCTTTCCGCTCCATCCACGTCGCGGGCACGAACGGCAAAACGTCGACGACGCGGATGATCGAGTCTCTGCTGCGCGCCTTCGGCCACCGGGTCGGCCGCACGACGAGCCCCCACCTGCAGCTGATCACCGAGCGCATCGGCATCGACGGCGCCCCCATCCACCCGGCGCAGTTCGTTGCCATCTACGACCAGGTCGCGCCGTACATGGAGCTGGCGGATCAGCACAGCGGCCAGCGCCTGAGCTACTTCGAGGCGCTGATCTGCCTGGCCTACGCCGCGTTCGCCGACGCCCCCGTGGAGGTCGCCGTGGTTGAAGTCGGCATGGGCGGGCGCTGGGACGCCACCAACGTCATCGAGGCCGACGTCAACGTGATCATGCCGATCGGCCTCGACCACACCGACTACCTCGGCGAGACGCTGACCGAGATCGCGGGGGAGAAGGCCGGGATTATCACCAACCCGGACTCAGTCACGATTATCGCCGACCAGGAACCGGAGGCGATGCGCGTGGTGCTCGAGGCCGCCGTGGAGACCGGCTCGGCCGTCGCGCGCCTGGGCAGCGAGTTCACGGTGGCCGAGGCGACGGTCGCCGTGGGTGGTCAGAACCTCACGTTGAAGGGGCTCGGCGGGGAGTACACCAACATCTTCCTGCCGCTGTCCGGTCCGCACCAGGCCCGCAACGCGGCCGTCGCGCTCGCCGCGGTGGAGGCGTTCCACGGCGCGAGCTCCGAGCGTCCCCTCGACGCTGACACCGTGCGTCGCGGCTTCGCCAGCGTGGAGTCACCGGGCCGTCTGGAGCGCGTGCGCGCCACGCCGACGACGTTCATCGACGCCACCCACAACCCGCATGGGGCCCGCGCGCTTGCCGACGCCCTTGCCAACGACTTCGATTTCACACGCCTCATCGGTGTCCTCGGCGTGCTCGGCGACAAGGACGCCACAGGCATCCTCGCCGCCCTTGAGCCCGTGTTCACCGAGGTGGTAATCACGCAAAATACCTCGCCGCGCGCGATAGACGCCTACGAGCTGGCGGAGCTGGCGCGCGAGATTTACGGCGACGAGCGGGTGCACGTGGTTACCCGCCTTGCCGATGCCTACGAGCTCGCCGTGGAGCTTGCCGAGGACGCGCTCGCCGAGGTGGGCGTGCAATCAGGATCCGGTGTTGTGATTACCGGGTCCGTCGTCACGGCGGGCGAGGCCCGCACCATGTTTGGAAAGGAACCCTAA
- a CDS encoding thiolase family protein, with protein sequence MSESIYITNAKRTPIGTFGGSLSKFHTTELGAFAAKAVIDDSGVPADQFDSAVWANVVTSAPRDLFTSRSVALEAGLPQGSHAYGVNRLCGSGVQAAISAAQQIHSDDSRLTLVGGVEVMSQAPYSVEGMRQGRKMGDGKLVDWLTGALTDPMGNGIMGITAENVAAKYGISRERQDEFALQSQTRAADAIANGRFEEQIIPVGDFTTDEHPRQTSAEKLAGLRPSFAKEGTVTPGNSSGINDAAAALVLTGESGLKDFGLNPLAKIVSWGVAGCDPKYMGLGPTVAVPRALDKAGLKLSDIKLIESNEAFAAQAIAVSDELGFDNDKTNINGGAIALGHPIGATGVILITKLIHSLKDAGGGLGLVTACIGGGQGIALILEV encoded by the coding sequence ATGTCCGAATCTATTTACATCACTAACGCCAAGCGCACCCCTATCGGTACGTTCGGCGGATCCCTGTCGAAGTTCCACACCACCGAGCTCGGTGCGTTTGCCGCCAAGGCCGTCATCGACGACTCCGGCGTGCCGGCGGATCAGTTCGATTCCGCCGTGTGGGCCAATGTGGTCACCTCCGCGCCGCGCGACCTGTTCACCTCGCGCTCCGTCGCACTTGAGGCTGGGCTTCCGCAGGGCTCGCATGCCTACGGCGTCAACCGCCTCTGCGGCTCCGGCGTGCAGGCCGCGATCAGCGCGGCTCAGCAGATCCACAGCGACGATTCCCGTCTCACCCTCGTTGGTGGCGTCGAGGTCATGAGCCAGGCGCCCTACTCCGTCGAGGGCATGCGCCAGGGCCGCAAGATGGGCGACGGCAAGCTGGTTGACTGGCTGACCGGCGCCCTGACCGACCCGATGGGCAACGGCATCATGGGCATCACCGCGGAGAACGTCGCAGCGAAGTACGGCATCTCCCGCGAGCGCCAAGACGAGTTCGCTCTGCAGTCGCAGACCCGCGCCGCCGATGCCATCGCTAACGGGCGCTTCGAGGAGCAGATCATCCCCGTCGGCGATTTCACCACCGACGAGCACCCGCGCCAGACGTCCGCAGAGAAGCTCGCTGGCCTGCGCCCGTCCTTTGCCAAGGAGGGCACGGTTACCCCGGGTAACTCCTCCGGCATCAACGACGCCGCCGCAGCGCTCGTGCTCACCGGCGAGTCCGGCCTGAAGGACTTCGGCCTGAACCCGCTGGCCAAGATCGTTTCCTGGGGCGTTGCTGGCTGCGACCCGAAGTACATGGGCCTGGGCCCGACCGTCGCCGTGCCGCGTGCGCTGGACAAGGCTGGCCTGAAGTTGTCCGACATCAAGCTCATCGAGTCGAACGAGGCGTTCGCCGCCCAGGCGATCGCGGTGTCCGACGAGCTCGGCTTCGACAACGACAAGACCAACATCAACGGCGGCGCCATCGCACTGGGCCACCCGATTGGTGCAACCGGCGTCATCCTGATCACCAAGCTCATCCACTCCCTGAAGGACGCCGGCGGCGGACTCGGCCTTGTCACCGCCTGCATCGGTGGCGGCCAGGGAATCGCTCTCATTCTGGAGGTTTAA
- a CDS encoding DUF4233 domain-containing protein, with amino-acid sequence MSSKRTSRPQTSPLGPGHAPVKDPLKGLNGVLSGTLIMEALTVFLILLVVLKVDGGAHWTTFNWVYITVIGLAHVVMAFLQRLPGALWINLALQIPLVFGFFVHWSVTAVGVMFAVVWFFIIRLRADIIARMERGFLVTQHLGTADDS; translated from the coding sequence ATGAGCTCCAAAAGGACGTCCCGGCCGCAGACGAGCCCGCTGGGCCCCGGTCACGCGCCGGTCAAAGACCCCTTAAAGGGGCTTAACGGCGTGCTCTCGGGCACGCTGATCATGGAGGCGCTCACTGTCTTTCTGATCCTGCTCGTTGTGCTCAAGGTTGACGGTGGCGCGCACTGGACCACGTTCAACTGGGTCTACATCACCGTTATCGGGCTCGCGCACGTGGTCATGGCGTTCTTGCAGCGGCTGCCCGGTGCGCTGTGGATTAACCTGGCGCTGCAGATTCCGCTGGTCTTCGGGTTTTTCGTGCATTGGTCCGTCACGGCCGTCGGCGTGATGTTCGCCGTGGTGTGGTTCTTCATCATCCGTCTGCGCGCGGACATTATCGCCCGCATGGAGCGCGGCTTTCTGGTCACCCAGCACCTGGGAACGGCAGACGATTCCTAG
- a CDS encoding 3-hydroxyacyl-CoA dehydrogenase/enoyl-CoA hydratase family protein, whose amino-acid sequence MTRELQKIKTAAVLGAGSMGAGIAALLASGGIKVHLLDLPADGEDRDERARKGIETQVKRHGFTRPEYAERVVPGNTEDHLDRLAEAEWIVEAVFEDIDVKRDTFAKVDKHRTPGTPVTSNTSTIPLETLLAESSDEFKGDFAITHFFNPPRVMRLVELVQGPDTRPEIADALRQVLERDLGKVVVDCRDTPGFIANRIGTFWMGAGAQVAFEQGIAPEQADTAFGKPFGIPRTGVFGLFDYVGLQVAPHIWGTLLKALPADDAMQDFGVTDSPQFKELLEKGYTGRTAESGFYRGRDEVYDFEAHDYRPKKSYEVPKSARELMESDTPEGHYARELFRLTLKYCCDTAEEIASTVEQIDVTMELGYGWKKGPFALADSIGLDYVASLYDTPPALLAAAQAAGGFYVDGQVLSTSGELTQRADREGVVRISELVEGAQVVAENAGATVYKLDDGIGVFVYKTPLNSSTDDVTELFTKAGEWDLKALVIANDEERAFSAGANLPRLAEISGPNGDPEARKATIRQGIDGLHALRRAPYPVVGAVRGVALGGGMELLLHTDASVIHGETRVGFPERNVGLFPAWSGPVRLLERLLELGVPNAHKVAYDALLNVRPVPAFNVDFWRKNDRVIMSPDHVVEQALDLARSLVDGYTAPADAELPLTSETLEYTDGSETDRAIGEALASVFAGEGKATEAELADRQVTAASDVLARQENADRAEHMAKTRKPLNN is encoded by the coding sequence ATGACACGCGAGTTGCAAAAGATTAAAACCGCAGCAGTCCTCGGCGCTGGCTCCATGGGTGCCGGCATCGCCGCGCTTCTTGCCAGCGGCGGCATTAAGGTCCACCTGCTGGACCTGCCCGCCGACGGTGAGGACCGCGACGAGCGCGCCCGCAAAGGAATTGAAACCCAGGTCAAGCGCCACGGTTTCACCCGCCCCGAGTACGCCGAGCGCGTCGTCCCGGGCAACACGGAGGATCACCTCGACCGCCTTGCTGAGGCCGAGTGGATCGTCGAGGCTGTCTTCGAGGACATCGACGTCAAGCGCGACACCTTTGCCAAGGTGGACAAGCACCGCACCCCGGGCACCCCGGTGACGTCGAACACCTCGACCATCCCGCTTGAGACCCTGCTGGCGGAGTCCAGCGATGAGTTCAAGGGCGACTTCGCCATCACCCACTTCTTCAACCCGCCGCGCGTGATGCGCCTGGTTGAGCTGGTCCAGGGCCCCGACACCCGCCCGGAGATCGCCGACGCCCTGCGCCAGGTCCTCGAGCGTGACTTGGGCAAGGTCGTCGTCGACTGCCGCGACACCCCAGGCTTCATCGCCAACCGCATTGGTACTTTCTGGATGGGTGCCGGCGCGCAGGTCGCATTCGAGCAGGGCATCGCCCCGGAGCAGGCTGACACCGCCTTCGGCAAGCCCTTCGGTATCCCGCGCACCGGCGTGTTCGGCCTGTTCGACTACGTCGGCCTGCAGGTCGCTCCCCACATTTGGGGCACGCTGCTCAAGGCCCTGCCTGCCGACGACGCGATGCAGGACTTCGGCGTAACCGACTCCCCGCAGTTCAAGGAGCTGCTGGAGAAGGGCTACACCGGCCGCACCGCTGAGTCCGGTTTCTACCGCGGCCGCGACGAGGTCTACGACTTCGAGGCGCACGACTACCGCCCGAAGAAGTCCTACGAGGTGCCCAAGAGCGCTCGCGAGCTCATGGAATCGGATACGCCCGAGGGCCACTACGCCCGCGAACTGTTCCGCCTGACCTTGAAGTACTGCTGCGACACAGCCGAGGAGATCGCCTCCACGGTTGAGCAGATCGACGTGACCATGGAGCTCGGCTACGGCTGGAAGAAGGGCCCGTTCGCGCTTGCCGACTCCATCGGCCTCGACTACGTCGCGTCGCTGTACGACACGCCGCCGGCGCTGCTCGCCGCGGCACAGGCTGCCGGCGGGTTCTACGTCGACGGCCAGGTGCTGAGCACCAGCGGCGAGCTGACCCAGCGCGCCGACCGCGAGGGCGTCGTGCGCATCTCCGAACTCGTTGAGGGTGCGCAAGTCGTTGCCGAGAACGCGGGCGCGACGGTGTACAAGCTTGACGACGGCATCGGCGTGTTCGTGTACAAGACGCCGCTGAACTCCTCCACGGACGACGTCACCGAGCTGTTCACCAAGGCGGGCGAGTGGGACCTCAAGGCCCTCGTGATCGCCAACGACGAGGAGCGCGCGTTCTCCGCGGGCGCTAACCTGCCGCGCCTGGCCGAGATCTCCGGCCCCAACGGCGACCCGGAGGCTCGCAAGGCCACCATCCGCCAGGGCATCGACGGGTTGCACGCTTTGCGACGCGCCCCGTACCCCGTCGTCGGCGCTGTCCGCGGCGTCGCTCTCGGCGGCGGCATGGAGCTGCTGCTGCACACCGACGCCTCCGTCATCCACGGCGAGACCCGCGTTGGCTTCCCGGAGCGCAACGTCGGCCTGTTCCCGGCATGGTCCGGCCCGGTCCGACTGCTTGAGCGCCTTCTGGAGCTCGGCGTTCCGAACGCGCACAAGGTCGCCTACGACGCGCTGCTCAACGTGCGCCCAGTGCCCGCGTTCAACGTCGACTTCTGGCGCAAGAACGACCGCGTAATCATGAGCCCCGACCACGTTGTCGAGCAGGCGCTTGATCTCGCTCGCTCGCTTGTCGACGGCTACACCGCCCCCGCCGACGCGGAACTGCCCCTGACCTCGGAGACGCTCGAGTACACGGACGGCTCCGAGACCGACCGTGCGATCGGCGAGGCTCTGGCCTCGGTCTTCGCTGGTGAGGGCAAGGCCACCGAGGCGGAGCTGGCTGACCGCCAGGTTACGGCAGCATCGGACGTTCTCGCGCGACAGGAAAACGCTGATCGCGCTGAGCACATGGCGAAGACCCGCAAGCCGCTGAACAACTAG